From Zingiber officinale cultivar Zhangliang chromosome 5B, Zo_v1.1, whole genome shotgun sequence, the proteins below share one genomic window:
- the LOC121986552 gene encoding bromodomain adjacent to zinc finger domain protein 2B-like: MDHGGNGMPEDMMPSNMGSGVLLGLDMSLHPHQQQMQQQPKLHHQLAQQPAHHMLHFQSAGDVAEHRPLGRRGQYLSPFARDKQQPPAQTQQQPVLSSEEEPGYGEAEPADDPAARRSLTQQPPPASLWQRMKWTDSMVRLLVQVVYHVGDDGGAGAESEQQQMVAGKGKSKAGTAAALLQKKGKWKSVSREMMEKGFSVSPQQCEDKFNDLNKRYKRVNDLLGKGTACRVVENQALLDTMDHLSPKAKEEARKLLNSKHLFFREMCAYHHAGGGGSCTAAASAPPPPSQQVPPPPHQDPQQRHLCFHHPQGSRSDGTGVVASRALAAPTAADEEGMMMGDEVDDDDDVDSEEEDGFDVEDDEDDEDLGDGNNHKRRHHPHKHDEGEDEDSKELVAPGKKQRRASSQMSASPPLTLTLSSQSGTMQQLRSELMAAMSAAGGGEQHQWLRKKAAELEEQRVAFQCRAFQLERQRFKWLRFCTNKEREMERTKLENERLCLENDRMLLLLRQKELELIQGGCGTANADHPSSSTA, encoded by the coding sequence ATGGATCATGGGGGGAATGGGATGCCGGAAGACATGATGCCGAGCAACATGGGCTCAGGGGTGTTGCTTGGGTTGGACATGTCGCTGCATCCGCACCAACAGCAGATGCAACAGCAGCCGAAGCTTCATCACCAGCTGGCGCAGCAGCCAGCGCACCACATGCTTCATTTCCAGTCCGCCGGCGACGTAGCAGAGCATCGCCCATTAGGCCGTCGCGGTCAATACTTGTCCCCGTTCGCGCGGGACAAGCAGCAGCCCCCTGCGCAGACGCAACAGCAGCCGGTGTTGAGCTCCGAGGAGGAGCCCGGGTACGGCGAGGCTGAACCGGCGGACGACCCGGCGGCAAGGCGATCGCTGACTCAACAGCCGCCGCCGGCGTCGCTGTGGCAGAGGATGAAATGGACGGACAGTATGGTGAGATTGCTCGTCCAGGTGGTGTATCACGTCGGCGACGATGGCGGCGCTGGAGCTGAGAGCGAGCAGCAGCAAATGGTGGCGGGTAAGGGGAAGAGTAAGGCGGGGACGGCGGCGGCACTGCTGCAGAAGAAGGGGAAGTGGAAGTCGGTGTCTCGGGAGATGATGGAGAAAGGGTTTTCGGTGTCGCCGCAGCAGTGTGAGGACAAGTTCAACGACCTCAACAAACGATACAAGCGGGTGAACGACTTGCTCGGAAAGGGCACGGCCTGCCGCGTTGTGGAGAACCAGGCTCTGCTCGACACCATGGACCACCTATCGCCGAAGGCCAAAGAGGAGGCGCGGAAGCTCCTAAATTCCAAGCACCTCTTCTTTCGCGAAATGTGCGCTTACCACCACGCCGGAGGCGGTGGCTCCTGCACCGCTGCGGCCAGCGCCCCGCCGCCACCGTCTCAGCAGGTGCCCCCGCCGCCGCATCAGGATCCTCAGCAGCGACATCTCTGTTTCCATCACCCTCAGGGAAGCCGCTCCGACGGGACCGGCGTGGTCGCTAGCCGAGCCTTGGCCGCGCCGACAGCCGCCGACGAAGAGGGGATGATGATGGGCGACGAAGTGGACGACGACGATGACGTCGACAGCGAGGAGGAGGACGGCTTTGACGTCGAAGACGACGAGGACGATGAGGATTTGGGAGACGGCAACAACCACAAGCGCCGTCACCACCCGCACAAGCACGACGAGGGGGAGGACGAGGACAGTAAAGAGCTCGTGGCGCCGGGAAAGAAGCAGAGGAGGGCGTCGTCCCAGATGTCAGCGTCGCCTCCTCTTACCCTGACCCTCTCGTCGCAGTCCGGCACAATGCAGCAGCTGCGGTCGGAGCTGATGGCGGCCATGTCAGCGGCCGGCGGAGGCGAACAGCATCAGTGGCTGCGGAAGAAGGCCGCGGAGTTGGAGGAGCAGCGGGTGGCGTTCCAGTGCCGCGCCTTCCAGCTCGAGCGGCAGCGCTTCAAGTGGCTCCGCTTCTGCACCAACAAAGAGCGCGAGATGGAGCGCACGAAGCTGGAAAACGAGCGCCTATGCCTCGAAAACGACCGCATGCTGCTGCTTCTCCGGCAAAAGGAGCTCGAGCTGATACAAGGCGGCTGCGGCACGGCCAATGCCGATCACCCTTCTTCCTCCACCGCCTAA